From Solanum lycopersicum chromosome 8, SLM_r2.1, the proteins below share one genomic window:
- the LOC101260465 gene encoding RING-H2 finger protein ATL52: MVSVNSSRTWAPPHMSTRDCSQESCSLYCPQWCYIIFPPPPPFDFPADDNDSGPNFSPLVIGIIGILTSAFLLVSYYVIMSKCCGHRIGLSRENHLNDSELEENDPSIHEAWNVNTTGLDESLIKSIMVFKYKKGSGLAEGTDCSVCLSEFLDDENLRLLPKCSHAFHVTCIDTWLKSHSNCPLCRSNIVFVTAAPPPVIEPPLINERTSENQPENDIEMGVREEDDEQEVVESRVPSKRLITQNMNLLIRRSVSMDQVSRGVLSIADILKIDHDEDCELGNCPFHDREVGTSRQEVREEEEEENTLPYCVPTPMGIKRSFSSGRFIFPKRGRGQNTIIPL; this comes from the coding sequence ATGGTGTCTGTAAACAGTTCAAGAACTTGGGCACCACCACATATGAGCACAAGGGATTGTTCCCAAGAATCCTGCAGTTTATACTGCCCACAATGGTGTTATATAATCTTCCCACCTCCACCTCCATTCGACTTCCCGGCTGATGATAATGATTCTGGTCCAAATTTCTCTCCTCTAGTTATCGGGATCATCGGAATCCTTACCAGTGCTTTCCTTCTAGTTAGCTACTATGTCATAATGTCAAAGTGCTGTGGACACAGGATTGGTTTAAGTAGGGAGAATCATCTGAATGATTCAGAACTAGAAGAGAATGATCCTTCAATTCATGAGGCATGGAATGTGAACACAACAGGTTTAGATGAATCTCTGATCAAGTCAATTATGGTGTTTAAGTACAAGAAAGGAAGTGGATTAGCTGAGGGAACAGATTGTTCTGTTTGTCTGAGTGAATTTCTAGATGATGAAAACCTTAGACTTTTACCAAAATGTAGTCATGCTTTCCATGTTACATGCATTGATACATGGCTGAAATCTCACTCCAATTGCCCTCTATGTCGCTCTAATATAGTGTTTGTAACTGCTGCACCACCTCCTGTTATCGAACCTCCTTTGATAAACGAAAGAACCTCTGAAAACCAACCTGAAAACGATATAGAAATGGGGGTCAGAGAGGAAGATGATGAACAAGAAGTTGTAGAAAGTAGAGTTCCTTCCAAGAGACTAATAACACAAAACATGAATCTACTAATAAGAAGATCAGTATCAATGGATCAAGTGTCGCGAGGTGTTTTATCTATAGCTGATATACTAAAGATTGATCATGATGAAGATTGTGAACTGGGAAATTGCCCGTTTCACGATAGAGAAGTTGGAACATCAAGACAAGAAGtaagggaagaagaagaagaagaaaacacatTACCTTATTGTGTGCCAACTCCTATGGGGATAAAGAGATCTTTTTCCAGTGGGAGATTCATATTCCCTAAACGCGGAAGAGGACAAAACACGATCATCCCATTGTGA
- the LOC101245785 gene encoding 28 kDa ribonucleoprotein, chloroplastic — protein sequence MAAIELAASSIFSSPPSSSSYLKFPLFPNSIKLQNYNHSLNLSLKSILYPLPLPSRKQCTQLHCSAVEVTEPVTVQEEKTEKPQKNNQRRKLFVLNLPWSLTVADIKNIFAECGIVDDVEIIKTKDGKSRGFAFVTMSSGEEAQAAIDKLDSYEVSGRIIRVEFAKRFKKPPGAPPPSTPPQGEARHKLYVSNLAWKVRSTQLREFFSANNNPISARVVFDNASGRAAGYGFVTFDTKEQAEAALSALDGKELMGRPIRLKFSERDADGSENKEEAPTQENPEEP from the exons ATGGCTGCAATTGAATTAGCAGCATCCTCAATTTTCTCATCTCCTCCTTCTTCCTCCTCTTATCTCAAATTCCCATTGTTTCCCAATTCAATTAAACTCCAAAATTACAATCATTCTCTTAATCTTTCTCTGAAATCCATTCTAtatcctcttcctcttccttcaAGAAAACAATGCACCCAACTTCACTGCTCAGCAGTTGAAGTCACTGAACCTGTAACAGTACAAGAAGAGAAAACAGAGAAACCCCagaaaaataatcaaagaagaaagctttTTGTTCTAAACTTACCATGGTCTTTGACTGTTGCTGATATCAAGAACATCTTTGCTGAATGTGGAATTGTTGATGATGTTGag ATTATAAAGACCAAAGATGGAAAGAGTAGAGGATTTGCCTTTGTGACAATGTCTTCTGGGGAAGAAGCTCAAGCTGCAATTGACAAATTGGATTCTTAT GAAGTATCAGGAAGAATCATCAGGGTAGAATTTGCGAAGCGATTTAAGAAACCTCCAGGAGCTCCTCCTCCTTCAACTCCTCCCCAAGGGGAAGCACGACATAAACTTTATGTTTCTAATCTTGCATGGAAAGTGAGGTCTACCCAACTAAGAGAATTCTTCTCAGCAAACAACAATCCAATTTCAGCTAGGGTTGTTTTTGACAATGCTTCAGGAAGAGCTGCTGGGTATGGTTTCGTAACCTTTGACACAAAAGAACAAGCAGAGGCTGCACTATCTGCTTTAGATGGAAAG GAACTGATGGGCCGGCCAATTCGCTTGAAATTCAGTGAAAGGGATGCTGATGGATCTGAAAACAAGGAAGAAGCACCGACTCAGGAAAATCCTGAAGAGCCATAG
- the LOC101245482 gene encoding protein TORNADO 2, with product MALSNNVIGCINFVAMLLSIPVIGAGIWLAMEPDNSCVKILQWPVIILGVLILVVALAGFIGGFWRIPALLIFYLIAMLILIILLACLVVFIYMVTIRGSGHMEPSRTYLEYHLEDYSGWLRRRVQSSFKWDRIRTCLSSTSMCAQLNQSYKMAQDFFNAPLSPLQSGCCKPPTQCGYTFVNPTYWISPINNAADMDCLNWNNDQTQLCYSCDSCKAGLLANLKKEWRRADIILLITLVGLIWVYLIGCCAFRNAKTEEIFRKYKQGYADN from the exons atgGCACTAAGTAATAATGTGATAGGGTGTATTAACTTTGTAGCCATGTTACTTTCAATTCCAGTGATTGGTGCTGGAATTTGGCTAGCAATGGAACCTGACAATTCTTGTGTCAAAATTCTACAATGGCCAGTAATTATATTAGGAGTTCTTATCTTAGTTGTAGCACTTGCTGGTTTTATTGGTGGATTTTGGAGAATTCCAGCATTATTAATTTTCTACCTTATTGCTATgcttattttaataatattgctAGCATGTTTggttgtatttatttatatggttACTATTAGAGGTTCTGGTCATATGGAACCAAGTAGAACATATTTGGAATATCATCTTGAAGATTATTCTGGTTGGCTTAGAAGAAGAGTTCAAAGTTCATTCAAATGGGATAGAATTAGAACTTGTCTTAGCTCTACATCAATGTGTGCTCAATTGAATCAAAGTTATAAGATGGCTCAAGATTTTTTTAATGCACCTTTAAGTCCTTTGCAG TCAGGGTGTTGTAAGCCACCAACACAATGTGGTTACACATTTGTGAACCCAACATATTGGATTAGTCCAATAAATAATGCAGCAGACATGGATTGTTTAAATTGGAACAATGACCAAACACAACTTTGTTATTCTTGTGATTCTTGCAAAGCTGGATTATTGGCTAATTTGAAGAAAGAATGGAGAAGGGCTGATATTATTTTGCTTATAACTCTTGTTGGATTAATTTGGGTTTATTTGATTGGGTGTTGTGCTTTTAGAAATGCCAAAACTGAAGAAATATTCCGCAAGTACAAACAAGGATATGCTgataattaa